The DNA sequence TAGATTTATTTACTAATATCCAGATGATCGAACATGGTAGTGAAAAGGATATTTTGGGTCGTACCTACGAGTATTGCCTTTCTATGTTTGCTGAACAAGAAGGCAAGCGTGGCGGTGAATTTTTCACACCGTCATGTGTAGTGCGTACTTTGGTGGAAGTATTGAAACCTTTTAAGGGTAGAGTATATGATCCTTGTTGTGGATCAGGTGGTATGTTTGTTCAATCTGCAAAATTTATAGAGAATCACAGTGGGAACATCAGCAATATTTCTATCTATGGTCAGGATTCAAATCCGACTACATGGAAGATGGCACAGATGAATCTGGCTATTCGTGGAATTGAACCAGATCTTGGAACCTATGCTGCAGATACATTCCTAGATGATCGCCATCCAACATTGCGGGCAGACTATATTATGGCCAATCCTCCTTTTAACCTTTCCGATTGGGGATTGGATAAACTAAAAGAAGATCAGCGTTGGAAATATGGAATACCACCAGCAGGAAATGCCAACTTTGCATGGCTGCAGCATATGATTTATCACCTTGCACCGGCAGGAAGAATTGGTATGGTACTTGCTAATGGATCTCTTTCTTCTCAGTCAGGCGGAGAGGGGGAAATTCGTAAGAATATCATCAATGCTGATTTGGTTGAGTGCATTGTCGCAATGCCTACTCAGCTTTTCTATACAACACAGATTCCGGTTTCACTTTGGTTTATTAATAAGCAGAAGAAGCAACCAGGAAGGACATTATTTATTGACGCTCGCAAGATGGGCAAGATGGTAAGTCGCAAACTTCGTGAGTTGACGGACGATGATATCAAGAAGATTTCAGATACCTATGAGGCTTTTGTCGATGGAACTCTTGAAAATGTAAAAGGATATTGTGCTGTTACAGATACGGCTGAAATTGAAAAGCAAGATTATATTCTTACTCCGGGCAGATATGTTGGTATCGAAGAACAAGAAGCTGACGATGAGCCGTTTGAGGAAAAGATGGATAGGTTAACATCTGAACTGGCGGAAATGTTTGCAAAGTCGCATGAGCTGGAGGACGAAATCAGGAAGAAGCTGGGGGCGATTGGGTATGAAGTATAATCTTGCAGATATATGCGAATATGCCAAGGGAAAAGTTGATGTCGCCATCTTGGATGCTGATACTTATATATCTACGGAGAATATGATGCCCAATAAGAGGGGCATCACAAGTGCGACTTCCTTGCCGACTGTAGCGCAAACACAGGCATTCCTTGCCGGTGATATTTTAGTGTCGAATATCAGGCCATACTTTAAGAAGATATGGTTTGCTGAGTTCAATGGCGGGTGTTCTAATGATGTTCTTGTGTTTAGAGCAAAGAATGGCGTGAGC is a window from the Lachnospiraceae bacterium GAM79 genome containing:
- a CDS encoding restriction endonuclease subunit S, whose product is MKYNLADICEYAKGKVDVAILDADTYISTENMMPNKRGITSATSLPTVAQTQAFLAGDILVSNIRPYFKKIWFAEFNGGCSNDVLVFRAKNGVSKRFLYYVLANDTFFDYSMSTSKGTKMPRGDKAAIMKYDVPDFTYEKQEKIAGILDALDKKIQLNTEINNNLVA
- a CDS encoding type I restriction-modification system subunit M, with translation MADKNTANIGFEKQIWDAACVLRGNMDASEYKNVVLGLIFLKYISDRFDDKYQELVEEGDGFEEDIDEYTSEGIFFVPAGARWSEIAAKAHTPEIGTVIDNAMRAIEKENKRLKDILPKNFARPELDKRRLGDVVDLFTNIQMIEHGSEKDILGRTYEYCLSMFAEQEGKRGGEFFTPSCVVRTLVEVLKPFKGRVYDPCCGSGGMFVQSAKFIENHSGNISNISIYGQDSNPTTWKMAQMNLAIRGIEPDLGTYAADTFLDDRHPTLRADYIMANPPFNLSDWGLDKLKEDQRWKYGIPPAGNANFAWLQHMIYHLAPAGRIGMVLANGSLSSQSGGEGEIRKNIINADLVECIVAMPTQLFYTTQIPVSLWFINKQKKQPGRTLFIDARKMGKMVSRKLRELTDDDIKKISDTYEAFVDGTLENVKGYCAVTDTAEIEKQDYILTPGRYVGIEEQEADDEPFEEKMDRLTSELAEMFAKSHELEDEIRKKLGAIGYEV